A window from Pokkaliibacter sp. MBI-7 encodes these proteins:
- a CDS encoding mechanosensitive ion channel domain-containing protein, with protein sequence MSTANTVPSLRQAMLWPLLLMVVTLLCSSLLPGPAQAEPDNYDPGKLAQRKLDALDSNDTSADTKQLRDLYTQAIQLSQDRQEYVDQANGYDQLLKNFAQQTRELQRQIDNFKSTPAPYEYDKNQSQLEQELSIRNADLYNLQNSLTTARNAVSALTSRSVTAREELNQRKAEIDQVNEQITQANRAGAADVLSEATMIMLSAKRNALTAELRMLELELLSVPNRATLAEQKRQLLELQTKDMSTQVDTLQQQISLLRRQDTEKTVEANRKLTDQASDSPPLIKKQLELNQQLSDELSTMTTNIENAQKQSDQIDGQSRMLTQRYQDLKKQLDLLKVSVAFGETLRSELRDLPPALPAKQLSDQLDQLQLKIYDYDQQLNQLDNRDVLLEQYQDDPEFQNLSEADRKTFTELLDVRKEILTKLSSSASSYVSVLAQVDLSNNQLQQQLQQFRSLIDEHLLWVPSARPVNFSWMMDCLVAVSALLMPHYWKAVLSSINPDALSTTAALFMILLMLSLRRVAANRCDEVAAEIQGKLGKVTQDGFLLTLRLIVVCMFYTLPWSVIQLTLAWYLHQISDSNLSYALQQALVVMAMLTGLHLLMRKFNRPNNLFIAHFNWPEVQVTLIRRVSRRLFPVALPSIFIIALTENNLGDDLRNTLGRMAFIILTIGLALYYWRVFKDRKVWVGQNPTASQRRLFLAVHWFFPLSQLVMLGLTLQGYYFSAMLMNIKLHLTCFAGFVCICIHSLAIRWLLIEERRLAFSRAKSKRAELLAQRAKEKEANPNSQVSSTEMSIDPPEENLIDLQTVSEQSRKVLNLLIMFGLVVVLWGIWSDLFTSLSFLDQIKLWDSSVTVNGSTELAPISLKAALLSLAVFLLTFVGVRNLPGVLELLILQRIELSPGTGYAITTLTKYILVLVGILVGFSILGFDWSKLQWLVAALGVGLGFGLQEIFANFISGLILLFEKPIRIGDTVTINGLSGTVTKIQIRATTIVDWDRKEIIVPNKTFITQQLVNWSLSDAITRIVVNIGVAYGTDTARAEYLILQAANECDLVLENPLPEVFFTKFNNSTLDFELRYYVNELGHRLPSQHQILNRINNLFRTNNIEIAFPQLDIHIKRDWPTRIDKNAIGK encoded by the coding sequence TACGATCCCGGCAAGCTGGCACAGCGCAAGCTTGATGCGCTGGATAGCAACGATACCAGTGCCGATACCAAGCAACTTCGCGACCTCTACACCCAGGCCATCCAGCTCAGTCAGGATCGTCAGGAATACGTCGATCAGGCCAACGGCTACGACCAGCTGCTGAAAAATTTTGCCCAGCAGACCCGCGAACTGCAGCGCCAGATCGACAACTTCAAGAGCACCCCGGCCCCCTACGAATACGACAAGAATCAGAGCCAGCTGGAGCAGGAGCTGTCGATTCGCAACGCTGATCTCTACAACCTGCAAAACAGCCTGACCACCGCACGCAACGCGGTCAGCGCCCTCACCAGTCGCAGTGTGACCGCCCGTGAAGAGCTGAACCAGCGCAAGGCGGAAATTGATCAGGTCAATGAACAGATCACTCAGGCTAACCGCGCCGGTGCCGCCGATGTACTGAGTGAAGCGACCATGATCATGCTGTCGGCCAAACGTAATGCACTGACCGCCGAGCTGCGCATGCTGGAACTGGAGCTGCTGAGCGTACCCAACCGCGCCACGCTGGCGGAACAGAAGCGCCAGCTGCTGGAGCTGCAGACCAAGGACATGAGTACCCAGGTCGATACCCTGCAACAGCAGATCAGCCTGCTGCGTCGCCAGGACACCGAAAAGACCGTGGAGGCCAACCGCAAGCTGACGGATCAGGCCAGCGACAGCCCACCACTGATCAAGAAGCAGCTGGAGCTGAACCAGCAGCTGAGTGATGAGCTCAGCACCATGACCACCAATATCGAGAATGCGCAAAAGCAGTCAGACCAGATTGATGGCCAGTCGCGTATGCTGACCCAGCGCTATCAGGATCTGAAAAAGCAGCTGGACCTGCTCAAGGTCAGCGTGGCCTTCGGCGAGACCCTGCGCAGCGAACTGCGCGACTTGCCTCCCGCCCTGCCCGCCAAGCAGCTGAGCGATCAGCTGGATCAGCTGCAGCTGAAGATTTATGACTACGACCAGCAGCTCAATCAGCTCGATAATCGCGACGTCCTGCTGGAACAGTATCAGGATGATCCCGAGTTTCAGAATCTCAGCGAGGCTGATCGCAAGACCTTCACCGAGCTGCTGGACGTGCGCAAAGAAATTCTTACCAAACTGTCCTCCAGCGCCAGCAGCTATGTCAGCGTGCTGGCGCAGGTGGACCTGTCCAACAACCAGCTGCAGCAACAGCTGCAGCAGTTCCGCAGCCTGATCGACGAGCACCTGCTGTGGGTCCCCTCGGCCCGCCCGGTCAACTTCAGCTGGATGATGGACTGTCTGGTAGCCGTCAGCGCTCTGCTGATGCCCCATTACTGGAAAGCCGTACTGAGTTCGATCAACCCTGATGCCCTCAGCACCACCGCAGCGCTGTTCATGATTCTGCTGATGCTGTCGCTGCGACGGGTGGCGGCCAACCGCTGTGACGAAGTGGCGGCAGAGATTCAGGGCAAGCTGGGCAAGGTGACGCAGGACGGTTTCCTGCTGACCCTGCGCCTGATCGTGGTGTGTATGTTCTACACCCTGCCGTGGAGTGTGATTCAGCTGACACTGGCCTGGTATCTGCACCAGATCAGCGACAGTAATCTGTCCTACGCGTTGCAGCAGGCGCTGGTCGTTATGGCGATGCTGACCGGCCTGCATCTGCTGATGCGCAAGTTCAACCGCCCCAATAACCTGTTCATTGCCCACTTTAACTGGCCCGAGGTGCAGGTCACGCTGATTCGCCGGGTATCACGCCGGTTATTTCCGGTGGCCCTGCCGTCCATCTTCATCATTGCCCTGACAGAGAACAATCTGGGTGATGATCTGCGTAACACCCTGGGCAGGATGGCCTTCATCATCCTCACCATCGGTCTGGCACTTTACTACTGGCGTGTGTTCAAGGATCGCAAGGTATGGGTTGGGCAGAACCCCACGGCCTCCCAGCGACGTCTGTTTCTCGCCGTGCACTGGTTCTTCCCCCTCAGCCAGCTGGTGATGCTGGGCCTGACGCTGCAGGGCTACTACTTCAGCGCCATGCTGATGAACATCAAACTGCACCTGACCTGCTTTGCCGGGTTTGTCTGTATCTGCATCCACAGTCTGGCGATCCGCTGGCTGCTGATTGAAGAACGCCGCCTGGCGTTCAGCCGCGCCAAGTCCAAGCGTGCAGAACTGCTGGCACAGCGTGCCAAGGAGAAGGAAGCCAATCCCAACAGCCAGGTTTCCAGCACCGAGATGTCCATCGACCCGCCGGAAGAAAACCTGATCGATCTGCAGACTGTCAGTGAGCAGTCACGCAAAGTGCTGAACCTGCTGATTATGTTCGGTCTGGTGGTCGTGCTGTGGGGCATCTGGTCCGATTTGTTCACCTCCCTCTCCTTCCTTGATCAGATCAAGCTGTGGGACAGCTCCGTCACTGTCAACGGCAGTACCGAGCTGGCACCGATCTCACTCAAGGCGGCACTGCTGTCACTGGCGGTATTCCTGCTGACTTTCGTTGGCGTGCGTAACCTGCCGGGGGTACTGGAACTGCTGATTCTGCAGCGTATCGAGCTGTCTCCCGGCACCGGTTATGCCATCACTACCCTGACCAAATACATTCTGGTGCTGGTCGGTATTCTCGTGGGCTTTTCCATCCTCGGCTTTGACTGGTCGAAGCTGCAGTGGCTGGTAGCAGCACTCGGTGTGGGACTGGGTTTTGGTCTGCAGGAAATCTTCGCCAACTTTATCTCTGGTCTGATCCTGCTGTTTGAAAAGCCCATCCGCATCGGTGACACCGTCACTATCAACGGCCTGTCGGGGACGGTGACCAAAATTCAGATTCGTGCCACTACCATCGTCGACTGGGACAGGAAAGAAATCATCGTCCCCAATAAAACCTTCATCACCCAGCAGCTGGTGAACTGGTCACTGAGTGACGCCATCACCCGCATCGTGGTCAATATCGGTGTGGCCTACGGTACGGATACGGCCCGTGCCGAGTATCTGATCCTGCAGGCGGCCAATGAATGCGATCTGGTGCTGGAGAATCCGCTGCCGGAGGTGTTCTTCACCAAATTCAATAACTCCACTCTCGACTTCGAGCTGCGCTACTACGTCAACGAACTGGGACACCGGCTGCCTTCGCAGCACCAGATTCTCAACCGTATCAATAATCTGTTCCGCACCAACAATATCGAGATTGCCTTCCCGCAACTGGATATCCATATCAAGCGCGACTGGCCGACCCGTATCGACAAGAACGCCATCGGCAAGTAG
- a CDS encoding IS4 family transposase, whose translation MRLSRALALTHEAASTTHALDELGALLDPDLVSTALETAGVATIRKRRLPLESMIWCVIAMALFRRMSAWDAASRMDIMLPGQRPLVAPSAIVQGRQRLGSAAVREVFSLTQQRWHASANHPTWAGLRLLSVDGVVWRTADTDDNRKHYGSASNQHGDTGYPQVRMVCQMELTSHMLVSSAFAGYHSNEMKLAEQLIDSTPDHSLTLFDRGFYSLGLLHRWQQTGTQRHWLLPLRKDAQYEVLYKLGRQDAIVSLKTSPQARKQWPELPDTLQARLLSKTIKGKVRQVLTSMIDPLRFPPDDIVDLYSQRWEIELGYREMKQGMLAGHYTLRSKTPEMIEQELWGVLLGYNLLRYQMLEMSRHCPGISPCEMSFTACTWAILGFLNGVSLNHPGNIPRYLAELQASAMHYVLPHRREERSYPRVVKPKPSKYPTRNKNASQLN comes from the coding sequence ATGCGACTGTCCCGCGCCTTGGCACTGACTCACGAAGCCGCTTCTACTACTCACGCCCTTGATGAACTGGGGGCGCTGCTTGATCCAGACCTGGTCAGCACCGCACTGGAAACGGCGGGAGTGGCGACCATACGTAAGCGACGCCTCCCTCTTGAGTCCATGATCTGGTGCGTGATCGCCATGGCGTTGTTTCGCCGGATGTCGGCCTGGGATGCTGCGAGTCGTATGGACATCATGCTGCCTGGGCAGAGGCCACTGGTGGCACCCAGTGCCATCGTGCAAGGTCGGCAGCGCCTGGGCAGTGCGGCGGTGCGAGAAGTCTTTTCCCTGACGCAACAACGCTGGCATGCCAGCGCCAATCACCCCACCTGGGCGGGTTTGCGCCTGCTCAGTGTCGATGGCGTGGTCTGGCGCACAGCGGATACGGACGACAACCGCAAGCACTATGGCAGCGCCAGTAATCAGCATGGCGATACCGGCTATCCCCAAGTGCGCATGGTCTGCCAGATGGAACTGACCAGTCACATGCTGGTGAGCAGTGCTTTTGCCGGTTATCACAGCAACGAGATGAAGCTGGCCGAACAACTGATCGACAGCACACCCGATCACTCGCTGACCTTGTTCGACCGTGGCTTCTATTCGCTGGGGCTTCTTCATCGCTGGCAACAAACAGGCACTCAGCGCCATTGGCTACTGCCGCTGCGCAAGGATGCTCAATATGAGGTGCTATACAAGCTGGGGCGCCAGGATGCCATCGTCTCGCTGAAGACCTCGCCGCAGGCGCGTAAGCAATGGCCCGAGCTGCCCGACACGCTACAGGCCAGGTTATTAAGCAAGACCATCAAGGGCAAAGTCCGGCAAGTACTGACTTCGATGATCGATCCTCTGCGCTTTCCGCCAGATGACATCGTGGATCTGTACAGCCAGCGTTGGGAAATCGAATTGGGCTATCGAGAAATGAAGCAAGGCATGCTCGCGGGTCACTACACACTGCGCAGTAAAACGCCGGAGATGATTGAACAAGAGCTGTGGGGCGTACTGCTGGGGTACAATCTGCTGCGTTATCAAATGCTGGAAATGAGTCGCCACTGCCCTGGCATCTCCCCCTGCGAAATGAGTTTCACCGCCTGCACCTGGGCGATCCTGGGCTTCTTGAACGGGGTCTCTTTGAATCATCCAGGCAACATCCCTCGCTACCTGGCTGAACTACAGGCTTCGGCCATGCACTACGTCCTGCCTCATCGACGTGAGGAGCGCAGTTACCCGCGGGTGGTCAAGCCCAAGCCGTCCAAGTATCCGACCAGAAATAAAAATGCCAGTCAGCTTAACTGA
- a CDS encoding carboxylate/amino acid/amine transporter, producing the protein MTYLVGVTLLWAFSFSLIGVYLAGQVDAYFAVLTRIVLATLVFLPFLKWRNVRPALAARLMTVGALQLGIMYVFYYKSFLLLSVPEVLIFTIFTPVYVTLIYDLLNKRFSPGFLLAAVGAVVGAAIIRYDNLSEDYLLGFLVVQGANLCFAMGQVGYKVIMERERADLPQHTVFGLFYMGALVVGVISFLIWGGEKYPTTSTQWGVLLWLGAVASGAGYFLWNKGATLVNAGTLAVMNNALIPAGLVVNLLIWNREADMPRLLIGSGVMFVALYVAERYFRNRALQAAS; encoded by the coding sequence ATGACCTATCTGGTCGGTGTAACCCTGCTGTGGGCGTTTTCCTTCAGTCTGATCGGCGTCTATCTGGCCGGACAGGTGGATGCCTACTTTGCCGTGCTGACCCGTATCGTGCTGGCCACGCTGGTCTTTCTGCCCTTTCTCAAGTGGCGCAATGTGCGCCCGGCGCTGGCGGCCAGGCTGATGACGGTGGGCGCGCTGCAGCTGGGGATCATGTATGTGTTCTACTACAAGTCCTTCCTGCTGCTGAGCGTACCGGAAGTGCTGATCTTTACCATCTTCACCCCGGTGTACGTGACGCTGATCTATGACCTGCTCAACAAGCGCTTTTCTCCCGGCTTTCTGCTGGCGGCCGTCGGTGCCGTCGTCGGGGCGGCGATCATTCGCTACGACAATCTGTCAGAAGACTATCTGCTCGGTTTTCTGGTGGTGCAGGGGGCCAACCTCTGCTTTGCCATGGGACAGGTGGGTTACAAGGTGATCATGGAGCGGGAGCGTGCCGATCTGCCGCAACATACAGTGTTCGGGCTGTTCTACATGGGCGCACTGGTGGTCGGCGTCATTTCCTTCCTGATCTGGGGAGGTGAGAAATACCCCACCACCAGCACGCAATGGGGCGTGTTGCTGTGGCTGGGCGCGGTGGCCTCTGGTGCGGGCTACTTCCTGTGGAACAAGGGGGCTACGCTGGTCAATGCCGGAACACTGGCGGTCATGAATAATGCCCTGATCCCGGCCGGACTGGTGGTCAACCTGCTGATCTGGAACCGCGAGGCGGATATGCCGCGCCTGCTTATCGGCAGTGGAGTCATGTTTGTCGCGCTCTATGTTGCCGAGCGGTATTTCCGTAACAGGGCGCTGCAAGCCGCCAGCTGA
- the dctM gene encoding C4-dicarboxylate TRAP transporter large permease protein DctM → MTILFLFFVLFGLMLIGVPIAISLGLSGALTILLFSQDSVSGLAIKLFETSEHYTLLAIPFFLLAGAFMTTGGVARRLIDFANACVGHIRGGLAIAAVLACMLFAALSGSSPATVAAVGSIAIAGMVRSGYPQEFGAGIVCNAGTLGILIPPSIVMVVYAAATESSVGKLFMAGVVPGLLLGLILMVAIYIVAVKKNLPAMPRATFGEWIGSARKAFWGLLLMVIILGGIYSGMFTPTEAAAVAAVYAGFIALFVYKDMTVKETPHVLLEAGKLTIMLMFIIANAMLFAHVLTTEQIPQHIAEWVTGLGLSPWMFLLIVNIVLLIAGNFMEPSAIILILAPILFPIAMKLGIDPIHLGIIMVVNMEIGLITPPVGLNLFVTSAVTGMPLSATIRAALPWLMILLGFLMLVTYVPAISLSLPNLLGMP, encoded by the coding sequence GTGACTATCCTATTCCTGTTTTTCGTGCTGTTTGGCTTGATGCTGATTGGCGTACCTATCGCTATTTCTCTGGGGCTTTCCGGTGCCCTGACCATTCTGCTGTTCAGTCAGGACTCGGTCAGCGGTCTGGCTATCAAGCTGTTTGAAACCTCTGAACACTACACCCTGCTGGCGATTCCGTTCTTCCTGCTGGCAGGTGCCTTTATGACCACCGGCGGCGTGGCCCGCCGTCTGATTGATTTTGCCAATGCCTGCGTAGGTCACATCCGTGGCGGTCTGGCGATCGCAGCGGTACTGGCCTGCATGCTGTTTGCTGCACTGTCAGGTTCATCGCCTGCCACGGTGGCGGCGGTGGGCTCCATCGCTATTGCCGGAATGGTGCGCTCGGGTTATCCGCAGGAGTTCGGTGCCGGTATCGTCTGTAATGCAGGCACACTGGGGATTCTGATCCCGCCTTCCATCGTCATGGTGGTCTATGCCGCCGCCACAGAAAGCTCCGTTGGTAAGCTGTTCATGGCGGGCGTGGTGCCGGGCTTGCTGCTGGGTCTGATCCTGATGGTGGCGATCTATATTGTGGCGGTGAAGAAAAACCTGCCTGCCATGCCTCGCGCCACGTTTGGCGAATGGATAGGCAGCGCACGTAAAGCCTTCTGGGGCCTGCTGCTGATGGTCATCATTCTCGGTGGTATCTATTCCGGGATGTTTACCCCGACTGAAGCGGCCGCTGTGGCGGCAGTCTATGCAGGCTTCATTGCACTGTTTGTCTACAAGGACATGACAGTGAAAGAGACGCCTCATGTGCTGCTGGAAGCCGGCAAGCTGACCATCATGCTGATGTTCATTATTGCCAACGCCATGCTGTTTGCGCACGTACTGACTACCGAGCAGATTCCTCAGCATATTGCCGAGTGGGTTACCGGACTGGGCCTGTCACCCTGGATGTTCCTGCTGATCGTCAACATCGTGCTGCTGATTGCCGGTAACTTCATGGAGCCTTCAGCCATCATCCTGATTCTGGCGCCGATCCTGTTCCCAATCGCCATGAAACTGGGTATCGACCCAATTCATCTGGGGATCATCATGGTCGTCAACATGGAAATTGGCCTGATTACTCCGCCTGTGGGTCTGAACCTGTTCGTGACCTCGGCGGTAACAGGTATGCCACTGAGTGCCACTATCCGCGCGGCCTTGCCGTGGCTGATGATTCTGCTGGGCTTCCTGATGCTGGTGACTTACGTACCTGCGATCTCCTTGTCGCTGCCTAACTTGCTGGGTATGCCATAA
- a CDS encoding TRAP transporter small permease, giving the protein MSAIKHVWARLEEWLIAFLLAAMTLVTFVYVVLNNLYPVFYYFGDTFAESSVSVSDFFYAVGDFFITPAQEMTWSNALVKAMFGWLIFIGISYGVRTAGHIGVDALVKLASKPVQRLIGIIATLACVGYAGLMTVSSFEWIHTLFLHPTEAEDLGRFGVEQWHIGMIVPVGFALVAIRFIEVLYRILTGQQSGLGLADEAGDALKLAEEQEHKS; this is encoded by the coding sequence ATGAGCGCAATCAAACACGTCTGGGCTCGACTGGAGGAGTGGCTGATCGCCTTCCTGCTGGCGGCAATGACGTTGGTGACCTTTGTCTACGTGGTCCTCAATAACCTCTATCCGGTTTTCTACTATTTTGGTGACACCTTCGCTGAATCATCCGTCTCTGTCAGTGATTTCTTTTATGCGGTGGGTGACTTCTTTATTACCCCTGCACAGGAAATGACCTGGAGCAACGCCCTGGTCAAAGCCATGTTTGGCTGGCTGATCTTTATTGGTATCTCCTACGGTGTGCGCACCGCTGGCCACATCGGAGTAGACGCGCTGGTCAAACTGGCCAGTAAGCCTGTGCAGCGTCTGATCGGCATCATCGCTACGCTGGCCTGTGTCGGCTATGCCGGCTTGATGACGGTATCCAGCTTCGAGTGGATTCATACCCTGTTCCTGCATCCGACCGAGGCAGAAGACCTGGGGCGCTTTGGTGTCGAGCAATGGCATATTGGCATGATTGTGCCTGTCGGTTTTGCCCTGGTGGCGATCCGTTTCATTGAAGTGCTGTACCGCATTCTGACCGGCCAGCAGTCGGGCCTCGGTCTGGCTGATGAAGCAGGCGATGCGCTGAAACTGGCAGAAGAGCAGGAGCATAAATCGTGA
- a CDS encoding TRAP transporter substrate-binding protein, with the protein MFKLTAKALVCAVSLGIAGWAQAADPILIKFSHVVADSTPKGQGALLFKKLVEEDKVLNGRVQVQVYPNSSLFGDGKEMEALLLGDVQMIAPSLAKFGQYTKKLQIFDLPFLFDDINAVDRFQNGPAGQALLKSMENNGITGLGYWHNGMKQLSANKALHEPKDARGLKFRVQASEVLEEQFKALKANARKMSFSEVYQGLQTGVVNGAENPWSNIESQKFYEVQKYITESNHGVLDYMLITNTKFWNGLPDDIRTELGKIVNEVTVEVNKQAADLNDKAKAKVVAAGTSEVIELTPEERAKWVEAMKPVWSKFEGDIGADLIEAAQAANKAQ; encoded by the coding sequence ATGTTCAAGTTGACTGCCAAAGCGCTGGTATGTGCCGTATCCCTGGGTATCGCTGGTTGGGCTCAGGCTGCTGACCCCATCCTGATCAAGTTCTCCCACGTGGTTGCCGACAGCACCCCCAAAGGTCAGGGCGCGCTGCTGTTCAAGAAGCTGGTTGAAGAAGACAAAGTGCTGAACGGCCGTGTTCAGGTGCAGGTGTATCCCAACTCTTCACTGTTCGGTGATGGTAAGGAAATGGAAGCACTGCTGCTGGGTGACGTACAGATGATCGCTCCGTCACTGGCGAAATTCGGCCAATACACCAAAAAGCTGCAGATTTTCGATCTGCCCTTCCTGTTCGACGACATCAACGCGGTTGACCGCTTCCAGAACGGACCTGCTGGTCAGGCCCTGCTGAAGTCCATGGAAAACAACGGCATCACCGGTCTGGGTTACTGGCACAACGGTATGAAGCAGCTGTCTGCCAACAAGGCACTGCATGAGCCCAAGGATGCCCGCGGTCTGAAGTTCCGTGTGCAGGCGTCCGAAGTACTGGAAGAGCAGTTCAAGGCACTGAAAGCCAATGCCCGTAAGATGAGCTTCTCTGAGGTGTATCAGGGTCTGCAGACCGGCGTCGTCAACGGTGCAGAAAACCCCTGGTCCAACATCGAATCACAGAAATTCTACGAAGTGCAGAAGTACATCACCGAATCCAACCACGGTGTGCTGGACTATATGCTGATCACCAACACCAAGTTCTGGAACGGTCTGCCTGATGACATCCGTACCGAACTGGGCAAGATCGTCAACGAAGTCACTGTCGAAGTGAACAAGCAGGCTGCCGATCTGAATGACAAGGCCAAGGCTAAGGTGGTTGCTGCTGGTACCTCCGAAGTGATCGAACTGACTCCAGAAGAACGTGCCAAGTGGGTAGAAGCCATGAAGCCGGTATGGAGCAAGTTTGAAGGTGACATCGGTGCTGATCTGATCGAAGCCGCGCAGGCCGCCAACAAAGCTCAATAA
- a CDS encoding alpha-amylase family glycosyl hydrolase, with translation MIPLRQQQDFVGSLHILLQRLYPHQHPQVLEQMLERLEPWQPRLADASARLRQQPEVTECDAMLITYGDTLINDGEPTLRTLMAFLDTYVGELIPNVHILPCFSYSSDDGFSVIDYQQINPVLGQWRDIRHLASEYGLMLDAVVNHISRWSRWFQGYLRGEEPWRQYFIEADPSLDYTMVTRPRTLPLLTAVQTAAGQKHVWTTFSADQVDLNFAEPRVLMEVMDVLLGYVENGARFIRLDAVGFVWKELGTRCMHLPQTHAIVKMIRLVFNTLAPGAMIIPETNVPHQENISYFGSGSDEADLVYQFTLPPLVLHSFVTASHTALHGWLQRLEDCPGDSMFFNFLASHDGIGMRATEGILSDEDRRRLMQQCLDNGGRVGYKSNSDGSQSPYELNISYIDALSPPTASMDERIGRMLAAHFILLSLQGLPAIYIHSLLGSGSDFHGMQASGVSRRVNRGKISWCDVQRVLEDSGSENSQQFRRLLDLLAVRRREPAFHPRSPQRVLDVDSRLFALQRTCHRSGQRLWCLANLSAETLTLPLPDEAQDLLQGKAVAEVSLGAFAYAWLKLPAEAQSA, from the coding sequence ATGATCCCATTGCGCCAACAGCAGGATTTTGTCGGGTCGTTGCACATCCTGTTGCAGCGACTGTATCCGCATCAGCACCCGCAGGTACTGGAGCAGATGCTGGAACGGCTTGAGCCCTGGCAGCCACGGCTGGCGGATGCCAGTGCTCGCCTGCGGCAGCAGCCGGAAGTGACAGAGTGCGATGCGATGCTGATCACCTACGGCGATACGCTGATCAATGACGGCGAGCCGACCTTACGCACACTGATGGCCTTTCTTGATACCTATGTTGGCGAGCTGATTCCCAACGTGCATATCCTGCCGTGTTTTTCCTACAGCAGTGATGATGGCTTTTCGGTCATCGACTATCAGCAGATCAATCCGGTGCTTGGCCAGTGGCGCGATATCCGCCATCTGGCCAGCGAATATGGGCTGATGCTGGATGCAGTCGTCAATCATATTTCCCGCTGGAGCCGTTGGTTTCAGGGCTATCTGCGCGGGGAGGAACCCTGGCGTCAGTATTTTATCGAGGCTGATCCGAGCCTTGATTACACCATGGTAACCCGCCCCCGTACTTTGCCGCTGCTGACGGCAGTGCAGACTGCAGCGGGGCAGAAACATGTGTGGACCACCTTCAGTGCTGATCAGGTGGATCTTAACTTTGCAGAGCCACGGGTATTGATGGAAGTGATGGACGTGCTGCTGGGCTATGTGGAGAACGGCGCCCGCTTTATTCGTCTGGATGCTGTCGGCTTTGTCTGGAAGGAACTGGGCACCCGCTGTATGCACCTGCCGCAGACCCATGCCATCGTGAAAATGATCCGGCTGGTATTCAATACCCTGGCCCCCGGGGCGATGATCATTCCCGAGACCAACGTGCCTCATCAGGAGAATATCTCCTACTTCGGTTCGGGCAGCGACGAGGCTGATCTGGTCTATCAGTTCACCCTGCCGCCGCTGGTGCTGCACAGCTTTGTGACAGCCAGCCATACAGCCCTGCATGGCTGGCTGCAGCGACTGGAGGACTGCCCCGGCGACAGCATGTTCTTCAATTTTCTGGCATCCCATGACGGCATTGGCATGCGCGCCACCGAAGGCATTCTCAGTGATGAGGACCGGCGACGGCTGATGCAGCAGTGTCTGGATAACGGCGGCAGGGTCGGCTACAAGTCCAACAGTGATGGCTCACAAAGCCCTTATGAACTGAACATCAGCTACATCGATGCCTTGTCACCGCCGACCGCCAGTATGGATGAGCGTATTGGCCGGATGCTGGCCGCGCACTTTATCCTGCTCAGCCTGCAGGGTTTGCCTGCCATCTACATTCACAGCCTGCTTGGCTCGGGAAGTGATTTTCACGGCATGCAGGCCTCCGGCGTTAGTCGTCGGGTCAATCGTGGCAAGATCAGCTGGTGTGACGTGCAGCGGGTGCTGGAGGACAGCGGCAGCGAAAACAGTCAGCAGTTTCGCCGGCTGCTGGATCTGCTGGCGGTGCGGCGGCGGGAACCGGCATTTCATCCCCGTTCACCGCAGCGGGTACTGGATGTTGATAGTCGTCTGTTTGCCCTGCAGCGTACCTGTCATCGCAGCGGTCAGCGCCTGTGGTGTCTGGCCAATCTCAGTGCTGAGACCCTGACACTGCCTCTGCCTGACGAGGCACAGGATCTGTTGCAGGGGAAAGCGGTGGCGGAGGTCAGTCTTGGCGCCTTTGCCTATGCCTGGCTGAAGCTGCCTGCTGAGGCACAAAGCGCATAA